The Pristiophorus japonicus isolate sPriJap1 unplaced genomic scaffold, sPriJap1.hap1 HAP1_SCAFFOLD_141, whole genome shotgun sequence genome includes a region encoding these proteins:
- the LOC139242646 gene encoding probable G-protein coupled receptor 139 — protein MVVSLIPPAPPMTDEFLAIIDRWALEEKIKKVLFDIQFIYYPLLAAFGVPMNLVTIMILSRGKCGLSKCVTRYLVAMATADLLVVILDLILRHIPIRYEEQFIFVYSIPLCNIHAVLLYAATDCSVWFTVTFTFDRFVAICCQKLKTKYSTERTAAVVLGTVTVLSCLKNIPWYFMFTGWYVLGNIPWFCDVYYTNYASLGWGVFELLHYILTPCVPFILILLLNALTVRHILLASRARRRLRGHSSGESPRDPEMESRRKSMILLFVISGNFILLWAMYMVVLVANRIGWISHPVSIPTLVNKLGYMLQQLSCCTNTGIYAVTQTKFREQWKNVLKYPFVNSYTGKSNVSTCLYLV, from the exons ATGGTTGTGTCTCTCATCCCACCAGCGCCTCCCATGACTGATGAATTTCTAGCCATCATTGATAGATGGGCTCTAGAAGAGAAGATAAAAAAAGTATTGTTCGACATACAATTTATTTACTATCCTCTACTGGCTGCTTTTGGTGTTCCGA tgaacttagtgacgataatgatcctgtcccggggaaagtgtggactctccaaatgtgtcactcgttacctggtggccatggcaacagcggatctactggtggtgatcctggatctgatactgaggcacattccgattcgttatgaggaacagtttattttcgtgtattccatccccctgtgtaatatccacgccgtcctgctctatgcagccacagactgttctgtctggttcaccgtcactttcaccttcgatcgatttgtggccatttgttgccagaagctgaaaactaaatatagcaccgagagaacggcggctgtggttctgggaacagtgactgtgctgagctgtttaaagaaCATACCCTGGTATTTTATGTTCACAGGTTGGTATGTGCTAGGTAACATCCCCTGGTTTTGTGATGTGTATTACACTAATTATGCATCACTGGGCTGGGGAGTATTCGAACTACTTCATTATATTCtaaccccgtgtgtcccatttattctgatcctgctgctcaatgctctcactgtcagacacattttactggccagcagagctcgcaggagactccggggtcacagcagtggagagagtcccagagaccccgagatggagagtcgcaggaaatccatgattttattgtttgttatttcggggaatttcatcctgctATGGGCAATGTATATGGTGGTTCTTGTGGCAAACCGGATTGGTTGGATTTCACATCCTGTTTCTATACCTAcgttagtaaataaactgggatacATGCTGCAACAGCTGAGTTGCTGTACAAACACTGGGATTTACgccgtgacacagactaagttccgggagcagtggaagaatgtgctgaaatatccctttgtt aactcttacactggtaaaagtaatgtaTCGACCTGCTTATACTTggtttaa